A single window of Sulfurovum sp. UBA12169 DNA harbors:
- a CDS encoding (4Fe-4S)-binding protein: protein MKEIVIISGKGGTGKTSFAASFAYLEKENAVIADCDVDAANMHLLLDADFGYREDFCSGETAVIDETFCINCGKCKEVCRFDAIDVVDDQHHVNPLSCEGCWYCFRICPTEAIAMETQKVGDFYLSKIKAGSEMVHAKLGFAAENSGKLVAKVKNEAKKITLANQKEFLIVDGSPGVGCPVISSLSGADLVLLVTEATVSGLHDLKRVYKLVKSFNLKAACIINKYDLNSEVTKQIESFLEEETIPLVSKISYDETFSAALSQAKTIVEYDDGALKTQIEKSWEKIKKIVRS, encoded by the coding sequence ATGAAAGAGATCGTCATTATCTCCGGCAAAGGCGGAACAGGCAAAACCTCTTTTGCCGCCTCTTTCGCCTATCTTGAAAAAGAGAATGCCGTGATTGCCGATTGTGATGTGGATGCTGCCAATATGCATCTGCTTTTAGATGCTGATTTTGGATATCGGGAAGATTTTTGCAGCGGAGAGACAGCCGTCATAGACGAAACGTTTTGTATCAATTGCGGAAAGTGCAAAGAGGTGTGCCGATTTGATGCGATCGATGTAGTAGATGATCAGCATCATGTCAATCCCCTTTCATGTGAGGGGTGCTGGTATTGTTTTAGGATTTGTCCCACAGAGGCAATAGCGATGGAGACCCAAAAAGTCGGAGATTTTTATCTTTCGAAGATAAAAGCAGGAAGTGAAATGGTGCATGCAAAACTTGGTTTTGCAGCAGAGAACTCCGGAAAACTCGTAGCAAAAGTAAAAAATGAAGCCAAGAAAATAACCCTGGCGAACCAAAAAGAGTTTCTGATCGTTGATGGAAGCCCGGGGGTGGGTTGTCCTGTCATATCTTCTTTGAGCGGTGCAGATTTGGTATTGTTGGTCACCGAAGCAACTGTTTCGGGACTTCATGATCTTAAAAGAGTCTATAAGCTGGTAAAAAGCTTCAATTTGAAAGCAGCATGTATTATCAATAAGTATGATTTAAATAGCGAAGTAACAAAGCAGATAGAATCTTTTTTGGAGGAAGAAACTATACCGTTGGTATCAAAAATTTCTTATGACGAAACATTTAGTGCGGCTCTTTCTCAAGCAAAAACTATTGTAGAATATGACGATGGTGCTCTTAAAACACAAATTGAAAAGAGCTGGGAAAAGATAAAAAAAATAGTAAGGAGCTAA
- a CDS encoding ATPase: MKITIASGKGGTGKTTISTNLSSYLAKSTNVVLADLDVEEPNSKLFIEGDLVFEKACNKMVPQWIKEECTLCEKCEEVCRFGAVIKVGDEILVFPELCHSCYACSELCPTDSLPMMPKKIGSLKHFKANDFDFIEGRLDIGEEQAVPLIKRVIEYADENFPQDTLKLFDAPPGTSCPVIEASRGSDFVILVTESTPFGLNDLKLAVETMRVLGQRFGVVINRYGIGDNGVEEYCSAEGISIIAKIPNDRRIAELYSKGELIYPKIQEFETALKQIAQFVGGIR, translated from the coding sequence ATGAAGATAACCATAGCGAGCGGAAAAGGCGGAACCGGTAAAACGACTATCTCAACCAATCTTTCTTCCTATCTGGCAAAAAGCACTAATGTTGTGCTTGCGGATTTAGATGTTGAAGAGCCAAACTCCAAACTCTTTATAGAAGGAGATTTGGTTTTTGAAAAAGCGTGCAACAAGATGGTACCCCAATGGATAAAAGAGGAATGTACGTTATGCGAAAAATGTGAAGAGGTTTGCAGATTTGGCGCAGTCATAAAGGTAGGTGATGAAATTTTGGTCTTTCCGGAACTTTGCCATAGCTGCTATGCCTGTTCTGAATTGTGCCCGACCGATTCTCTGCCTATGATGCCTAAAAAAATCGGGAGCTTGAAACATTTTAAAGCTAATGATTTCGATTTTATCGAAGGGAGATTGGATATAGGAGAAGAGCAAGCCGTTCCGCTTATTAAGCGAGTCATAGAGTATGCGGACGAAAATTTTCCGCAGGATACTCTCAAGCTGTTTGATGCTCCTCCGGGAACCTCTTGCCCTGTCATTGAGGCGAGCCGCGGAAGCGATTTTGTTATATTGGTAACCGAATCGACTCCTTTTGGACTCAATGATCTCAAGCTTGCAGTAGAAACAATGAGAGTTTTAGGTCAAAGGTTTGGTGTAGTAATCAACCGCTACGGTATCGGAGACAATGGAGTAGAAGAGTATTGCAGCGCCGAGGGTATCTCTATCATTGCCAAAATTCCAAACGACAGAAGAATTGCCGAGCTTTACTCTAAAGGCGAGTTGATTTATCCAAAAATTCAAGAGTTTGAAACCGCATTGAAACAGATAGCACAGTTTGTCGGAGGCATAAGATGA
- a CDS encoding iron-molybdenum cofactor-binding protein translates to MRVAFPTNNEETIAKHIGLCKKIVIYVDGEKIEVIENPILKMVKEENLPIAKEGERHFGTGRMLSKFLSEKGVDMFAAIEFYSRGLKQNLEQLAITPYETQEKDIETVLHMLGEKGMFANNNKNNEKGEEMYAKKGLGAMQGRGVGRGRGMGLGRNERRGEDINTDYPRDKETCIKRGLGAMQGRGTRRGHGMGRGRGAGSL, encoded by the coding sequence ATGAGAGTAGCATTTCCAACAAACAATGAAGAAACCATAGCAAAACATATCGGTCTTTGCAAAAAAATCGTTATTTATGTAGATGGAGAAAAGATTGAGGTAATCGAAAATCCGATTTTAAAAATGGTAAAAGAAGAAAATTTGCCAATTGCAAAAGAAGGTGAAAGACATTTTGGTACAGGCAGAATGTTGTCGAAATTTTTATCAGAAAAAGGTGTTGATATGTTTGCTGCGATAGAGTTTTACTCACGGGGCTTAAAACAAAATCTTGAACAATTGGCAATTACGCCTTATGAAACGCAGGAAAAAGATATCGAAACAGTCTTGCATATGCTCGGCGAAAAAGGTATGTTTGCAAATAATAATAAAAATAATGAAAAAGGTGAAGAAATGTATGCAAAAAAAGGATTAGGTGCCATGCAGGGAAGAGGCGTGGGAAGAGGTCGCGGTATGGGGCTTGGCAGAAATGAAAGAAGAGGTGAAGATATAAATACCGATTATCCAAGAGATAAAGAGACCTGCATAAAAAGAGGACTGGGAGCCATGCAGGGAAGAGGCACAAGAAGAGGCCACGGTATGGGACGCGGCAGGGGTGCCGGAAGTCTATAA
- a CDS encoding MBL fold metallo-hydrolase, whose product MATVTSYGAAEVVTGSCHLLAIEGGPRILIDCGMFQGPEEERNFGPFHFEPYEIDYLFLTHAHLDHTGRVPKLLKEGFNGVIYATQATRDLSEIIWLDSAKIMKEDYETNYKKAQRRGTEEEVREPLYTEEDVEETLGLTWRYPEYNQSFEPAKGLRVTYRDAGHILGSAFIEITYLERGVEQTIVFSGDIGNGNDMVMPDLATCAHANYLYVESTYGDRNHQSTEATIAEFKRIVIDTLNDWGNVLIPSFAVERTQEILCILKEMHDRKELPQCKVFLDSPMATRATQVYNNYSNMLNDKCQDIKKRDGTIFDFEALTYTPDVEASKAINEVDRRAIIIAGSGMCTGGRILHHFKNRLWNRKNAVIFVGYQVEGTLGRHMVDGARWVRIYREDILVRASVHTINGFSAHADQSAIVKWISQMEDLRRIFLIHGEENKQVILRSVLENTFDQKVHIVEPEEVIYL is encoded by the coding sequence ATGGCAACAGTTACCTCATACGGAGCCGCAGAAGTAGTAACGGGTTCGTGTCATTTGCTAGCTATTGAAGGGGGGCCTCGCATACTCATTGATTGCGGTATGTTTCAAGGGCCGGAAGAAGAACGAAATTTTGGACCGTTTCATTTTGAGCCGTACGAAATAGACTATTTATTTTTGACACATGCGCATCTGGACCATACGGGCCGTGTTCCAAAATTATTAAAAGAAGGATTTAACGGGGTTATCTATGCTACCCAGGCTACACGGGATTTGTCTGAAATTATTTGGCTGGACAGCGCCAAGATCATGAAGGAAGATTATGAGACGAATTATAAAAAGGCGCAGCGGCGAGGTACCGAAGAAGAAGTCAGAGAGCCGCTCTATACCGAAGAGGATGTAGAGGAAACACTTGGTCTGACTTGGCGTTATCCTGAGTACAATCAGTCTTTTGAGCCCGCAAAGGGTCTTAGGGTAACTTATCGCGATGCCGGCCATATTTTAGGATCTGCTTTTATTGAAATTACTTATTTGGAACGAGGGGTTGAACAAACGATTGTTTTTTCCGGCGATATAGGAAACGGGAATGATATGGTAATGCCGGATCTTGCCACATGTGCTCATGCCAATTATTTGTATGTCGAGTCGACTTACGGCGACCGCAATCATCAAAGCACTGAAGCAACCATTGCAGAATTTAAACGTATTGTTATTGATACATTAAATGATTGGGGTAATGTGCTGATCCCTTCTTTTGCTGTTGAGCGGACACAGGAGATTTTGTGTATTCTTAAAGAGATGCACGACAGAAAAGAATTGCCGCAATGCAAGGTATTTTTAGATAGTCCTATGGCTACGCGTGCTACACAGGTGTACAACAACTACTCGAATATGCTCAATGACAAATGCCAAGATATTAAAAAGCGTGACGGCACAATTTTCGATTTTGAGGCGCTTACCTATACTCCGGATGTGGAAGCGTCTAAAGCAATCAATGAAGTTGATCGCCGTGCGATCATTATTGCAGGCAGCGGAATGTGTACGGGAGGGAGGATCCTTCACCATTTTAAAAATCGCCTTTGGAATCGAAAAAATGCTGTAATTTTTGTAGGCTACCAGGTGGAAGGCACTTTGGGGCGACATATGGTAGATGGGGCACGCTGGGTTAGAATCTATCGTGAAGATATTCTTGTAAGGGCAAGTGTGCACACTATCAACGGTTTTTCTGCGCATGCGGATCAGTCTGCAATTGTCAAATGGATATCGCAAATGGAAGATCTTCGCCGCATCTTCTTAATCCATGGCGAAGAAAATAAACAAGTTATATTGCGCAGTGTGCTTGAGAATACGTTTGATCAAAAAGTGCATATCGTAGAACCGGAAGAGGTGATATACCTTTAG
- a CDS encoding aldo/keto reductase encodes MEYRYIGKSGLRVSPICMGTMTFGTQCKSEKEAFKILDKAYDAGVNFYDTAELYPVPPTAQDAGVTEEIVGKWLKGKSRESIILASKVAGAANGWFIPPIRHGLTAMDSFHIERAIEGSLKRLGTDYIDLYQMHWPDTVVPIEESLKAFDRLVQSGKVRYIGTSNDTAYGTTKALMTSAFKGYAAFESIQNNFSLLNRRFLDELAVLAKKEQISLLPYSPLAGGVLSGKYNEGIHEKGRFSDYINSPHQRQRVMAARFMNNKTLKSTQKYLKIASDFGLHPVTMAIAWPKQFDFVASTIIGATNAVQLDASLAAMDVTLSDDILQACDQVHHEILYPMG; translated from the coding sequence ATGGAATATAGATATATAGGAAAAAGCGGCTTAAGAGTAAGCCCTATTTGCATGGGGACGATGACGTTTGGTACGCAATGCAAAAGTGAAAAAGAGGCTTTTAAAATCTTAGATAAAGCCTATGATGCAGGAGTCAATTTTTATGATACTGCCGAGCTCTACCCTGTGCCGCCAACAGCTCAAGATGCAGGTGTAACTGAAGAGATCGTGGGAAAATGGCTGAAGGGCAAATCAAGAGAAAGCATCATCCTTGCCTCTAAAGTTGCCGGTGCAGCAAATGGATGGTTTATCCCTCCGATACGTCACGGGCTTACGGCTATGGACAGTTTTCATATAGAGCGCGCCATAGAGGGGAGTTTGAAGAGATTGGGAACAGATTATATCGATCTTTATCAAATGCATTGGCCCGATACGGTGGTACCTATAGAAGAGAGTCTTAAAGCGTTTGACCGGCTTGTGCAAAGCGGAAAAGTGCGTTATATAGGCACATCGAATGATACAGCCTATGGTACGACAAAGGCATTGATGACCTCCGCGTTTAAAGGATATGCAGCCTTTGAGTCGATACAAAATAATTTTTCTTTGCTAAACAGACGTTTCTTGGATGAGCTGGCTGTTTTAGCGAAAAAAGAACAGATATCTCTTTTGCCGTATTCGCCGCTTGCAGGCGGAGTGTTGAGCGGTAAATACAATGAAGGCATACATGAAAAAGGGCGTTTTAGCGATTATATCAATTCGCCTCATCAAAGACAAAGAGTGATGGCTGCAAGATTTATGAACAATAAAACACTCAAATCTACCCAAAAGTATCTCAAAATAGCAAGTGATTTCGGGCTGCATCCTGTGACGATGGCGATCGCATGGCCTAAACAGTTTGATTTTGTGGCTTCAACGATTATCGGTGCGACCAATGCTGTGCAGCTTGATGCAAGTTTGGCAGCAATGGACGTCACTTTGAGTGATGATATACTCCAGGCATGTGATCAGGTACATCATGAGATTTTATACCCAATGGGATAA
- a CDS encoding TonB-dependent receptor: MYNKKISVVVSSMIFGLMALHAETSDLGTIQVESTTIDDKIESKKNEPSSVATVSGEKVEESKAENIQKILQAIPGVTTEIQSGDSLKIHIRGVENQRFMGEKPGVAIVIDGVPVFERTGRVNIDLDNIESIKVIKGGASYLFGDDALSGAVIITTKKGAQNAGGKFEIESGSYGYNKYLAKYGVSKDNYNAYIQASKREKEGFYEDSEYKTDYINGKVQYYLDDTSDITAGFEYSDREKNSHGTVTGETEAEINPESIWTVGNDGVRDYSAMYDVKLLKMFATYAKNFDENKNLLVNVYQYGDDTNFYSAYANYDGDHNPVTDPSYKPNYNEYEQIQRGIKSEFRDSFDKSAYMVGVDLRKNEYDNKTSYAVDWSTYNRRTKTWTDYEAGTVTGDSTTDESVYAIYGEYKYALTPTWTLTTNLRYDKIELDYLDYLNTLSLDKSFNQYSYRAGLNKQLNDHTTFYTSFSTGFRAPSIEQLFYGDIDPTGGTDSNPNLKPEESKGVDIGVRGTSAVWGKNFSYEAGLFRIERDDYIMSSSGQYASEDEINSQFQNIGGMRSQGLELALYSDISETLSCNVAYTYTDAVFTKYDNFNLLLGNPWGTYTIEHYDLKGNEVPRVPKHHLNFAMNYKFNENVTISPEIDAISTYYVDELNWIQIPGHAVANLNIAYDTKINGLDTSIYARVDNFFDKEYYNTARAYQDSDADGDYDREDMSIVVNEGRIFTFGVQVKF, encoded by the coding sequence ATGTATAACAAAAAGATCAGTGTTGTTGTTTCTAGTATGATTTTTGGTTTAATGGCCCTTCATGCAGAAACTTCGGATTTGGGAACGATTCAGGTTGAGTCTACAACCATAGATGACAAAATCGAATCAAAAAAAAATGAACCGTCATCCGTTGCTACGGTCAGCGGAGAAAAAGTAGAGGAGAGCAAGGCAGAAAATATTCAAAAAATCTTGCAGGCAATTCCCGGTGTTACCACAGAGATACAGAGCGGCGACTCTCTTAAGATACACATCAGAGGAGTGGAGAACCAGCGTTTTATGGGAGAAAAGCCCGGTGTTGCTATCGTGATTGACGGTGTACCCGTATTTGAAAGAACAGGCCGTGTGAATATCGATCTGGACAATATTGAAAGTATAAAAGTGATCAAGGGCGGAGCGAGTTATTTGTTTGGGGATGATGCACTCTCAGGTGCCGTGATCATCACAACCAAAAAAGGCGCACAAAATGCCGGGGGAAAATTTGAAATAGAATCGGGAAGCTACGGATACAATAAATATCTGGCAAAATACGGCGTTTCTAAAGATAACTATAATGCATACATCCAAGCAAGCAAGCGTGAAAAAGAGGGCTTTTATGAAGATTCTGAGTACAAAACAGACTATATCAACGGGAAGGTTCAATATTATTTAGATGACACCAGCGACATCACTGCAGGATTTGAATATTCGGACAGAGAAAAAAATTCTCACGGTACCGTAACGGGAGAAACCGAAGCTGAGATAAATCCTGAAAGTATATGGACTGTAGGCAACGACGGGGTGCGTGACTACTCGGCAATGTATGATGTGAAACTGTTAAAAATGTTTGCAACTTATGCCAAAAACTTCGATGAAAACAAAAACCTTCTTGTGAACGTCTACCAATACGGCGATGACACCAATTTTTATAGTGCATATGCCAACTATGACGGTGATCATAACCCGGTGACCGATCCCAGCTATAAACCAAACTACAATGAATACGAACAGATACAACGAGGGATCAAGAGTGAATTCAGAGACTCTTTTGACAAGTCTGCGTATATGGTCGGTGTAGATCTTCGGAAAAACGAATACGACAATAAAACTTCTTATGCCGTGGATTGGTCAACATACAATCGCAGAACCAAAACGTGGACGGATTATGAGGCGGGTACCGTAACGGGAGACAGCACCACCGATGAAAGCGTTTATGCGATTTACGGCGAATACAAATATGCCCTCACTCCCACATGGACGTTGACAACCAACCTTAGGTATGACAAAATTGAATTGGATTATCTTGACTATTTGAATACATTATCGCTTGATAAAAGTTTTAATCAGTACTCTTACCGTGCAGGACTCAACAAGCAGCTCAATGACCATACTACCTTTTATACCTCTTTCTCTACAGGATTTAGGGCTCCGTCCATAGAGCAGCTTTTTTATGGAGATATAGACCCGACAGGCGGAACTGACAGTAATCCCAATTTAAAACCTGAAGAATCCAAAGGTGTTGATATCGGCGTGAGAGGAACAAGTGCTGTTTGGGGTAAAAATTTCTCTTACGAAGCCGGTCTTTTCAGGATAGAAAGGGATGATTACATTATGTCTTCTTCAGGCCAATATGCTTCAGAAGATGAAATAAACAGCCAGTTTCAAAATATAGGCGGTATGCGCAGTCAAGGTTTAGAGCTGGCTTTGTATAGTGATATTTCTGAAACACTCTCTTGCAATGTGGCCTATACGTACACGGATGCGGTTTTTACAAAATATGATAATTTCAATCTGCTTTTGGGTAATCCTTGGGGTACTTACACGATTGAGCATTATGACCTTAAAGGCAATGAAGTGCCTCGAGTACCCAAACATCATTTGAATTTTGCCATGAACTATAAGTTCAACGAAAATGTTACCATCTCCCCTGAGATTGATGCGATCTCAACCTATTATGTTGATGAACTTAACTGGATTCAGATCCCAGGGCATGCCGTAGCAAATCTCAATATAGCGTATGACACAAAAATCAATGGGCTTGATACAAGCATTTATGCAAGAGTGGATAACTTTTTTGATAAAGAGTATTATAATACCGCAAGAGCATATCAAGACAGCGATGCTGATGGAGATTATGATAGAGAAGATATGTCTATCGTAGTCAATGAGGGTAGAATATTTACTTTTGGTGTGCAGGTTAAATTTTAA
- a CDS encoding Na/Pi-cotransporter II-like protein translates to MSYEILIPAIIKGFGGLGLFLLGMVIMTEGLRSLAGDMIKNALMRFTKSPYSGALTGTISTILLQSSSATTVMAVGFVGAGLMSFPQALGIIFGANIGSTATGWLVALFGLKFSLSSIAMPLIFLGVIGKLFFKGKAASFGYAIAGFGLIFVGIASLQEGMGHFEGIISPEHLSSGSWAGSIKLVLLGIAATLITQASSAGVAATLTALYLHTINFEQAAALVIGMDVGTTVTAVLASIGGSASVRQTGLSHVIYNCLTAVMALCLIAPYVFFLETINPSFLETHAEIALVAFHTFFNTLGVLLILPFAKQFAALMEKIIKSEEPPFTRRLDKQLLKEPSLALEVARISIEREFVALLEHINFILGDFACGKRTDLISLQLSLDETQEYVDSIKIQPKEVHEWQRMVFLAHLLDHLQRLHERCDEDAKRAHYAASSMNLQEERNGFCAKNEKIIEAITSKNFSLATKYAKESNETINNAIEPFREFIATKIAEDKIDIPEGNQQREAIKWISRVSTHIWRIAYYLERTVMETVN, encoded by the coding sequence ATGTCCTACGAAATACTCATCCCAGCCATCATTAAAGGATTTGGAGGTTTAGGATTGTTTTTGCTGGGTATGGTCATAATGACAGAAGGGCTGCGCTCATTGGCCGGAGATATGATCAAAAATGCGCTCATGCGTTTTACCAAAAGCCCCTACTCAGGCGCTTTAACAGGCACCATTAGCACCATCCTGCTGCAATCCTCCAGCGCAACCACTGTTATGGCGGTCGGTTTTGTCGGGGCGGGTTTGATGAGCTTTCCCCAGGCATTGGGCATTATTTTCGGAGCCAATATCGGATCTACGGCAACGGGTTGGCTGGTGGCGCTGTTTGGATTGAAATTTAGCCTCTCTTCTATTGCAATGCCGCTTATTTTTTTAGGGGTCATCGGCAAGCTTTTCTTTAAAGGCAAAGCTGCGTCGTTTGGCTACGCCATAGCCGGATTTGGATTGATTTTTGTAGGCATTGCTTCCCTGCAAGAAGGAATGGGCCATTTTGAAGGCATCATCAGTCCCGAACATTTATCTTCAGGTTCTTGGGCAGGAAGCATAAAACTCGTCCTACTTGGTATTGCCGCAACGCTTATCACGCAAGCTTCCAGTGCGGGTGTTGCTGCTACGCTTACAGCGCTTTATTTGCACACCATCAATTTCGAGCAAGCAGCAGCTCTTGTTATCGGGATGGATGTCGGGACAACGGTCACAGCTGTACTCGCTTCGATCGGGGGCTCTGCAAGTGTTCGCCAAACAGGCCTCTCTCATGTGATATACAATTGTCTTACGGCGGTCATGGCGCTTTGTTTGATTGCTCCCTATGTATTTTTTCTTGAAACAATCAATCCTTCTTTTTTAGAGACGCATGCCGAGATAGCGCTTGTGGCGTTCCATACTTTCTTTAACACATTGGGGGTTTTGCTTATTCTTCCTTTTGCCAAACAGTTTGCTGCCCTGATGGAAAAGATCATAAAATCCGAAGAACCGCCGTTTACAAGAAGACTGGATAAGCAACTGCTTAAAGAACCCTCTCTTGCATTGGAGGTTGCACGCATCTCAATCGAAAGAGAGTTTGTAGCGCTTCTTGAGCATATCAATTTTATTTTAGGGGATTTCGCCTGCGGCAAAAGAACGGATTTGATCTCACTTCAACTCTCTTTGGATGAAACACAAGAGTATGTCGATTCGATCAAAATCCAGCCCAAAGAGGTTCACGAATGGCAGCGGATGGTTTTTCTTGCGCATCTGCTTGACCATTTGCAGCGTCTTCACGAAAGATGTGACGAAGATGCAAAAAGAGCCCACTATGCCGCTTCTTCGATGAATTTACAGGAAGAACGTAACGGTTTTTGTGCAAAAAATGAAAAAATTATAGAAGCGATTACTTCAAAAAACTTCTCGCTGGCAACCAAATACGCCAAAGAAAGCAACGAAACAATCAATAATGCTATCGAGCCTTTTAGGGAATTCATAGCTACCAAAATAGCCGAAGACAAAATCGATATTCCCGAAGGAAACCAACAGCGAGAGGCCATCAAATGGATCTCCCGCGTCAGTACTCATATTTGGCGCATCGCCTACTATCTGGAGCGCACCGTCATGGAAACGGTAAACTGA
- a CDS encoding superoxide dismutase [Fe] (SodB; iron binding; present under aerobic and anaerobic conditions; destroys free radicals), whose product MKHRLPQLPYKMDALAPYISEETLRYHHGKHHAGYVNKLNALIEGTEYEEMSLEQIIHQSDGAIFNNAAQTFNHNFYWHSLSPMKTEPSDPFRRAIEETFGSMDAFKETFVQAATGQFGSGWAWLVLDQHDRLLIETTSNAHTPIEHHRTPLFVCDVWEHAYYIDYRNERPKYVETFWDLINWDYASKIFEDKEHLKATTMLPICNNPDDPMCEYFDELLHQDMTSS is encoded by the coding sequence ATGAAACATAGATTGCCACAATTGCCTTACAAGATGGATGCGTTGGCTCCTTATATTTCGGAGGAGACTTTACGGTACCATCACGGAAAACATCATGCCGGATACGTGAACAAACTTAACGCACTGATTGAAGGCACCGAATACGAAGAGATGTCGTTAGAGCAAATCATCCATCAGTCTGATGGTGCGATTTTTAACAATGCAGCTCAAACGTTTAATCACAATTTCTACTGGCATTCGCTAAGTCCGATGAAAACCGAACCCTCTGATCCGTTTCGCAGGGCTATAGAAGAGACATTCGGTTCGATGGATGCGTTTAAAGAAACGTTTGTGCAGGCCGCAACGGGACAGTTTGGTTCAGGATGGGCATGGCTGGTGCTTGATCAGCATGACAGACTGCTTATCGAGACCACGTCCAATGCGCATACGCCTATTGAACACCACAGGACACCGTTGTTCGTCTGTGATGTATGGGAGCATGCTTACTATATCGACTATCGAAATGAACGTCCAAAATATGTTGAGACGTTCTGGGATCTTATCAACTGGGACTATGCTTCCAAGATCTTTGAGGACAAAGAACATCTAAAAGCAACGACGATGCTGCCCATTTGCAATAATCCGGATGATCCGATGTGCGAATATTTTGATGAGTTGCTGCACCAAGATATGACAAGCAGCTAA